CCATTTTTAATGAAATCATAGATTTTTATCGCTTTTTCCTCACTTTCCATAGAGTCCCCCCTGCATTATTTTTATCTAGTTTAAAAAGTTAGCTTTCCTCTTCATACTTTTCCTCTATCACTATCTGTTAGTTAATTCTTTAATTATCGTTTCAGCCTTATGTAATTCTTCTAATAGCGCATGTGGATAGTCATTGTAACTGTCCATATACGCACGCACACCACCCACAATGGTTATTCCCTTAATATCCTCGTTATTCTCTAATATTTTTAATGCCTTCTTATATCTTTTATATATTAATTGTAAAATGCCACTATTAATATCTTTAACATAGTCTTTCTCCAACTTATGTATCACGACTTTTACTTGTTGAAGTAACTGCCTTTTCTTGTTCACTATGTCCTCCTATTTACTCGTTACGAATTATAATTGTCCATTTTAATATCCTTGCATGCTCCCCAATCTAATTTATCTCTTTTATAACATAATATTTTCCACTTCTTTTTTCTGTTTTTTCTATAGTCTTACCTCTTTGTATCTGGTCAACTGAGTATTTCTATCCTGCTCTATTTAACTAAATTGGATTATCTGGATACTCATCTAAATATCTGCTAATTAAATCTTTACTTTCACTATCATCTGGTTCTGTTCCTAAGTATTTATACTCCCAAATAACTAACTGGTCACCAAAACTATAATCAGTATCGAACCAATTGGTATAATCATAATGCACCTTCAGCTTTCCATTGCTATCAAGAGATAGTGTAAAAGAGTACCACAGTTCTTGTTGATTATCATTAAAAACCTTCCTTAGTTTATTACTTAACTCAAATAAAGTTCTACCCTTCAGTTTATAGTACTCTTTATCAATGTCGTATTCATAAGCAATTTCTAAACTATACTTATAGTTCTGTTCATCCTGGGGTGTGTTATAGAAAAAGTAAGTTCCTCCACCTGTCTCAGATATTTGAGCATAAAAATAGAATTTTCCCCATTCTTCCGGAATCATTTCATTAACTGTCTCGGCTATTTCTCTATACAACTTATTCATTCCTTTTTCCATATTAATTAACCTCCTGTTCGATATTTTGTTCTGAAATTACTGTAACCCCTTTTAAAGCTTATTATTTTTCACTTCTTCAAACCACTCATCAGCAATATGATCGGCCGTTTTAATCTCGTCATGAGTATATATTAAATCATACTTGTATTCAGCTTTAAACCTTCCACTCTCAGTATCATAAATTAACTTCATCTCTGTTGGCATATCTCTTTCATATTCTTTACATAATTCTTCGATTTTTTCGATATCTTCACATAGTATTCGAAGTACCATAAACATTCTTTTTGGAGACACATCATATTTTCCGTCTCCATCTTCCAATGCATCATTCACTTTATGACACTCTACATACTTATTATTAATCAAATAAAAGAAGCTGCTTGAAATAACGTCTTCTTCACATGAAGCATACACATATACTTTATCGGCCCTGTCTTCAACATATTCCATACATATAGATATCATATCCGATTGCAATTCACTAAACTTTTCCTCAAATTCTTTCATACTACTTTTTCACTCCTTAGATTAAAAGTTAAATGGCAACGTCTTGATACCCCACTTCAGTTACTTTTTCATTTAATAGACGTAGTCCAAGTCCATTCTCTGTATCCCATGTACAATCGAAAGTTATCCCAATATCTCGCTCTTCATTAATATCTCCATATGGGACTACAATTCCAACTAAAGTGATCCTATTAAGTAACTGATCAATTGTTTCAATATGCGGATAATTTTCATTAAATCCAATATCATATCCTAATTGTTGACGCTCTTGCTTGTAATAGTCTAAAATCGCTTGTAAAAAAACTTGCTGCAGTTGTTCCCAATTTTGCAATAATGAATTATAAGCAGTATATTGTTCTTCATCAAACTTACCGTCTTTTTCACCTTTAACTATCAATGCTATTTCAACTTCTTTTCCACAAAATTCAACGGTAATGTCCTTAACCCATCCATATGTATATTCAATCTCACCAAAAACCACATCATTTATGATCATGTTTAACTCTCCCTGTTTACTCTCTTGGATTAATATCGATTTCTCTAATCGTATGAAAGTTACCCTCTAATATTAACTGTTTTTTCCAGTTATTTCTATACTCAGTATCGTAGTACTAATTGCTAGTTTTTCAATTAGTTTTTTCGCCTTACCGTATGGAAATCTCTCTACTAATATATAAGGAAGATTTTTTGAACCCTTTAGCAAATCTACTGCAGGAATCTCAAGCCCTAATACATTCTTTATTCTTATTAAATCTTTCAAACCTTCACTAGGAGTTTTCACTAACACTATATTACAAATATCAGATGACTTATTTATTGTTTTCTGTTCTATTTCACTTACACAACCACTATTCACCCATTTTTTAAAATCAGCGGTAATTACAGTAGCATGGCTTGGATTCATATCCCCAGAACCAATTACTAACACCCCTTTTTCCTCTGCATGCTGAGCCATTAAAAATACATTACCGCCACCGTCATCACCAATTGAGACATACCCCATCGCATACTCATTTACTTCCCAAACCTCGTTCCTTTCTGCAATATGCTCCGTACCATAAATAAGTAACCCACCACCGATTGAAAAGCCATTTGCACATCTCAATAAACCCTTATATACATTTGGTAATGTAACATTCATGCGATTTTCTACTGCTTGAATTTCAATATCACTCGCTGCTGAATTTTCTATCAAATCTGGAATATTAAATAGATTAATCATTTAATAATCCCTCCTAAACTATCAATATATTTAAACATATCGCCTGTCATCTCTCTATAATCGTTTCGCAATAGAGTTCATTAAATTCATAAAGTATGTCGGTATGTAAGTCTTCATTTTTCATTTGGTAAGTAGACAATCATTTTCCCTTTCATGTACTCACCGTTCCATCCACAAGGCCATCCTCCCATTTTATACACCTTAAATACCTTTTCATAAAAATTATCCACTTTTCCATTTACTAAACGATTTAGTGCACACATATGTAAATCTCCAATTATTTCTTCAAAAATATCAATATATTGTAATACAAAATCACCTGGATAGTTCTCGGATGATTGAATAATCTCCCTTATAGGACGCTCCATAGAGTTTAAATCATGCTCATATAATTGTCCTATTATTTCCCCACCTTCTGAGGATTTAATATCTTCCCAAACGTTTTCAACCTCATCCAAATCTTGAGACCATGCCAATTCTTGTGCTCTTTCATACTCATTAACCATAACAACATCACGATTTAGAAGGTTTTCATTATGAAAAAGTTGTAAATTTGTAATAAAATTAATAACCTCTTCGACTAATTGAGTGTTTTTTCCGTACTTCATTTATTTATCCACCTTTCCCAAAGTTCTTCAGTAGCACCGCCACCTCTTTGCCAAATCTTTATTTCTTCATTTAATTTTGTCTTGTAAAACTTCTCAATACCAATTTCTAATACCTTTGATTTGTATAATGGCAAGCCACTTTCTGTACCTTTTTTTAGTTTTTGTTGCAATTCAAATACTTGTTGTTCCAACTCCTTAATACTTTGATTGATATTTAATTTATCTAACTGATCTTTAACCACATTATTATATACACTATGAAATCCTCTATGCCTAGACAAAGCACTTGGATCTTTTGCTGGTATCGGTAAAAATATCCCGTTATCAGCATGATCCATATCCATTCCAATTTTCTTTAATACCGGATGATTTCTTAAGTTTTTAGGTATTATATGTTGTGCCTGATATCCTTTCCGTGATGCAGAACGTGGAAGCCCCATGGATTCCAATAAATTTTGCCCTAATTTTGTAGAACTACCTCCTGTAACCTTTCCAGGGGTACCTGGAATAAGTCTAGTAGCTTCACCCGTACCCTATGTTGTAATCTTAAACCCTCACAATAAAAAAACAAACCATGTAAAACCTTATTAAACTACTTCTTTTTCTTCTACTACCGGCAATTCATAAGCTGTTTTATATTTCATCATACCATATACAATATTTACAAGCCTTCTCATAATACATACCAATGCTTGTCCTTTTGTTTTTCCTTCTTTTAATTTCTTTTGGTAGTACGCATGAAACACTGGATTCCGTGGCTTCTTACTTCCTTTTGCTACTTGCACTTGCTGTACTGCTAAATTATAAAATAAAGCGTGTAGCGCCCTGTTTCCTTGTTTGCTTTTATGTGTCTTACCTTTCCCACCAGAACCAAAGTAAACAGGCGCAATCCCCGCATGTTGGCATTTGGAAATCGCCTTACATCCCCAATTTCTGCAATTAATGCTGATGCCGTCACAAGTTCTATTCCCGGCATCGTCTCTAATTGATAATCTAGTAGATTTACTAACTGTTTTAATTCTCTTTCGATGTATTTCATTTCTGTCTTTTTAAACTCAATGTCCCGTACAATACTTCTTACTAAAAAGTCTCGTGTTTCTTGATATTCCTTCATTGTATGTCCATCTTCTTTTACAAGTTTTAATATGTCGCTTGCTTTCTTTACTGAACATGTATTGTTGCTAACATCTAATAAAAAAGCTGTTAATTGCTTTATATTCGCCCCCTCTAAACAAGAGGGTGACGGATATTGCTGCCAAAATGCTAATGCTGTTTTTCCATCTAACTCTGAGAAAAACTTTTTATAACTTGGATAATGGTGGTTTAATTGAATATGTAATTGGTTCTTTAACGCACTTTGTGCTTTTACTAATGCATTCCTTCTTGAAACTAGTTGTTGTATCGACCAAAATAAATCGTTTGGCTTTGCATCTGGTAATTGATTTAACTTATTTATTAGTATACGGGCTACGCATTCCGCATCCCAACTATCACTTTTTTGTGTCGTCACATGGCTTTTTCGCTCTAAAAATGATAAAGCTGGATTTACTTCTTTCACTACTTGTTCATGATCTACTAAATATTTCGCTAACGCTCTTCCATAACCACCAACATCCTCTAAACCAAATACAACTGATACCCCAGCACTCACATATGTCTCTACTTCTAATAAAAACTTCGAAAATGCAGATGGTTTATTCTCAAATTGTATTTCTCCTAGTTTCTCTTGCCAACAATTAATAATAACAGCCGTATGATGCTCCTTATGTAAATCTACTCCTACATACAAATAGTTCTGCCTATTATGCATAACTCATCCCTCTATTCAATAATTTAGTCATATATAAAAATGTCGGCAACCTTAGTTCGAGCGTTCATCTTCCGATGCGCATAGGTACGCAAGCCTATCCATTTTCGTAACTTCATAAGTACATATAGTAAAATGAGCGATTTTTTTAAGTACGACTGTTATAAAATTGCTGAATGTTTACCGTTTGTTTGTATTTGCCCGTATGTATATACCCCTCGATAAAAGTTCTCTCGGTCTAACATGCGTTTCACTTGTACTTTCGTAAACAGCTTTCCTTTCTCTGTACGATAACCTTCCCTATTCAGTCGTTCTGCCAATTGAGTAAGTGACCAATGTTTAAAAAAGTGTCTTAATTCAAATAGTCTACGTACAACTACCGCTTTCTCCGCATCTACTTCTAACACTTTTTGCCCTTTCTTTACTCTATAACCAAACATCACACCGCCCCCCGCATATCCACCTTGTTCCGCTTTCTTCTTTCTCCCTCTACTTAGTTTTAATGCAATTTCAAGACGTTGGTATTGGTCTAATAGTTCTAACATGCCATTTACTAAAAAGTCATTGGGGTCATGTGTATATATACTGTAATTCGGTTGTTCAATTGCTTTCACATCTACCTTGTATTTCTTTAG
This Bacillus mycoides DNA region includes the following protein-coding sequences:
- a CDS encoding cytoplasmic protein; protein product: MKYGKNTQLVEEVINFITNLQLFHNENLLNRDVVMVNEYERAQELAWSQDLDEVENVWEDIKSSEGGEIIGQLYEHDLNSMERPIREIIQSSENYPGDFVLQYIDIFEEIIGDLHMCALNRLVNGKVDNFYEKVFKVYKMGGWPCGWNGEYMKGKMIVYLPNEK
- a CDS encoding AHH domain-containing protein, which gives rise to MPGTPGKVTGGSSTKLGQNLLESMGLPRSASRKGYQAQHIIPKNLRNHPVLKKIGMDMDHADNGIFLPIPAKDPSALSRHRGFHSVYNNVVKDQLDKLNINQSIKELEQQVFELQQKLKKGTESGLPLYKSKVLEIGIEKFYKTKLNEEIKIWQRGGGATEELWERWINK
- a CDS encoding DUF2004 domain-containing protein, with translation MIINDVVFGEIEYTYGWVKDITVEFCGKEVEIALIVKGEKDGKFDEEQYTAYNSLLQNWEQLQQVFLQAILDYYKQERQQLGYDIGFNENYPHIETIDQLLNRITLVGIVVPYGDINEERDIGITFDCTWDTENGLGLRLLNEKVTEVGYQDVAI
- a CDS encoding SMI1/KNR4 family protein, with the translated sequence MINLFNIPDLIENSAASDIEIQAVENRMNVTLPNVYKGLLRCANGFSIGGGLLIYGTEHIAERNEVWEVNEYAMGYVSIGDDGGGNVFLMAQHAEEKGVLVIGSGDMNPSHATVITADFKKWVNSGCVSEIEQKTINKSSDICNIVLVKTPSEGLKDLIRIKNVLGLEIPAVDLLKGSKNLPYILVERFPYGKAKKLIEKLAISTTILSIEITGKNS
- a CDS encoding recombinase family protein, which codes for MEEKVVGYVRVSTEGQVREGYSLTYQVEEIERYCIENELQLLHIYEDKGISGAKVDEDGLTVEREGLQELLSDIAYHQVGKVIVLNTSRLWRSDMAKVLIQRELKKYKVDVKAIEQPNYSIYTHDPNDFLVNGMLELLDQYQRLEIALKLSRGRKKKAEQGGYAGGGVMFGYRVKKGQKVLEVDAEKAVVVRRLFELRHFFKHWSLTQLAERLNREGYRTEKGKLFTKVQVKRMLDRENFYRGVYTYGQIQTNGKHSAIL
- a CDS encoding immunity protein YezG family protein translates to MEKGMNKLYREIAETVNEMIPEEWGKFYFYAQISETGGGTYFFYNTPQDEQNYKYSLEIAYEYDIDKEYYKLKGRTLFELSNKLRKVFNDNQQELWYSFTLSLDSNGKLKVHYDYTNWFDTDYSFGDQLVIWEYKYLGTEPDDSESKDLISRYLDEYPDNPI
- a CDS encoding immunity protein YezG family protein → MKEFEEKFSELQSDMISICMEYVEDRADKVYVYASCEEDVISSSFFYLINNKYVECHKVNDALEDGDGKYDVSPKRMFMVLRILCEDIEKIEELCKEYERDMPTEMKLIYDTESGRFKAEYKYDLIYTHDEIKTADHIADEWFEEVKNNKL